The following are encoded together in the Mycobacteriales bacterium genome:
- a CDS encoding BTAD domain-containing putative transcriptional regulator, giving the protein MAGARPGAAAGLVRARLIACLDRPAGLTLVVAPAGSGKTTLLAQYAAAAAEPVAWHRLAPEDTDPQRLAARLRAAVAAGAGTLVLDDFDVAVGTAAERAVEDLLTSGTLPPRVFVASRRLPSFNVSRAEVGDVAIVTADDLRFRSWEVERLFGDVYAEPLPPADAAVLTRRTEGWAAGLHLFHLSTAGRPLGDRRRAIGSLSGRSRFARAYLARTVLDDLPEELREFLRLTCVFGVLTAARCDRLLGSADAQRRLEELERRQALTTSDDDGRTFRYHEVLRRHLETALLEDLGEAGARDWYATAAGLLEDDGAVAEAVVAYARAERWPDVTRLLRGAGDPVVGAGEAERIPARLVEESPWLSLAVARRAVADGRLAEARERYRHAESLAADPRVRRVAAAERRLADVWLGAPERPDLHWLDRVRAALRRSPLDAAEPRGERPEDVLASAVALLLAGQAGDAAALLRDRCPVPDGEFAALAVRLVTAVCAALDGAAAAPAVERIGADAERTGVPWVARACAALAACRDAGAPAPEAADDPWGALLVAFATALAGLLRGEGDAAAFAAVAGRATALEAGTVAAWAAAFGALAAGDPAAARRAEAAARAAGVPGARAVALLARGDDAEVGGERWPALLRARLGAPACAVPSPAADVREDRPLALRCLGGFSLDVVGRDLDWRLLRPRAATALRLLAMHAGLPVHRETLLAALWPDVPVAPATHNLQVAVSSLRSFLEPGQTRGSTLLVRQGDAYALVLPEGAVADVVTFRDGLRDAQRARAEGDADALRAALRAAVAAYGGDLLPGDGPAEWVAAERDRLRTLAASAAAELAEVELAAARCDEAAAAAARSIEIDRFLDGSWRLLVDACTRAGDAAAAERARRRYADVLHDLGVRP; this is encoded by the coding sequence ATGGCAGGCGCACGGCCCGGGGCGGCGGCGGGGCTGGTGCGCGCCCGGCTCATCGCCTGCCTGGACCGCCCGGCCGGGCTGACGCTCGTCGTCGCGCCGGCCGGGTCCGGCAAGACCACCCTGCTCGCGCAGTACGCCGCGGCGGCCGCCGAGCCGGTGGCGTGGCACCGGCTGGCGCCGGAGGACACCGACCCGCAACGCCTCGCCGCCCGGCTGCGCGCGGCCGTCGCGGCGGGTGCGGGGACGCTGGTGCTCGACGACTTCGACGTGGCCGTCGGCACCGCCGCCGAGCGCGCCGTCGAGGACCTGCTCACGTCCGGCACGCTGCCGCCGCGGGTGTTCGTGGCGTCGCGGCGGCTGCCGTCGTTCAACGTCTCCCGCGCCGAGGTGGGCGACGTCGCGATCGTGACGGCGGACGACCTGCGGTTCCGGTCGTGGGAGGTCGAACGCCTCTTCGGCGACGTGTACGCGGAGCCGTTGCCGCCGGCGGACGCGGCGGTGCTGACGCGGCGGACGGAGGGGTGGGCGGCCGGACTGCACCTGTTCCACCTGTCGACGGCGGGGCGGCCGCTGGGCGACCGGCGGCGGGCGATCGGGTCGCTGTCGGGGCGGTCGCGGTTCGCGCGCGCGTACCTGGCGCGCACGGTGCTGGACGACCTGCCGGAGGAGCTGCGGGAGTTCCTGCGGCTGACCTGCGTCTTCGGCGTCCTCACCGCCGCGCGGTGCGACCGGCTGCTCGGCAGCGCGGACGCGCAGCGCCGGCTGGAGGAGCTGGAACGCCGCCAGGCGCTGACGACCTCCGACGACGACGGGCGGACGTTCCGCTACCACGAGGTGCTGCGCCGGCATCTCGAGACGGCGTTGCTGGAGGACCTGGGCGAGGCGGGCGCGCGGGACTGGTACGCGACGGCGGCCGGGCTGCTGGAGGACGACGGCGCGGTCGCCGAGGCGGTCGTCGCCTACGCGCGGGCGGAGCGCTGGCCGGACGTGACGCGGCTGCTGCGCGGCGCGGGCGACCCGGTCGTCGGCGCGGGCGAGGCCGAACGCATCCCGGCGCGGCTGGTGGAGGAGAGCCCGTGGCTGTCGCTCGCGGTCGCGCGGCGGGCGGTCGCGGACGGCCGGCTGGCCGAGGCGCGCGAGCGGTACCGGCACGCCGAGTCGCTGGCGGCGGACCCGCGGGTGCGCCGGGTCGCGGCGGCCGAACGCCGCCTGGCCGACGTGTGGCTCGGCGCGCCGGAACGCCCGGACCTGCACTGGCTGGACCGCGTCCGCGCGGCGCTGCGCCGTTCGCCGCTGGACGCGGCCGAGCCGCGCGGCGAGCGGCCGGAGGACGTGCTGGCGTCGGCGGTCGCGCTGCTGCTGGCCGGTCAGGCGGGCGACGCGGCGGCGTTGCTGCGGGACCGGTGCCCGGTGCCGGACGGCGAGTTCGCGGCGCTGGCGGTGCGGCTGGTGACGGCGGTCTGCGCGGCGCTGGACGGCGCGGCCGCCGCGCCGGCGGTCGAACGCATCGGGGCCGACGCCGAACGCACCGGGGTGCCGTGGGTGGCCCGCGCCTGTGCCGCGCTGGCGGCCTGCCGCGACGCCGGCGCCCCGGCGCCGGAGGCGGCGGACGACCCGTGGGGCGCGCTGCTGGTGGCGTTCGCGACCGCGCTCGCGGGGCTGCTGCGCGGCGAGGGCGACGCGGCGGCGTTCGCGGCCGTGGCCGGGCGCGCGACGGCGCTGGAGGCGGGGACGGTGGCGGCGTGGGCGGCGGCGTTCGGCGCGCTCGCGGCGGGCGACCCGGCGGCGGCCCGGCGGGCCGAGGCGGCCGCGCGGGCGGCGGGCGTCCCCGGGGCGCGCGCGGTCGCGCTGCTGGCGCGCGGCGACGACGCGGAGGTCGGCGGCGAACGCTGGCCCGCCCTGCTGCGCGCCCGGCTCGGCGCGCCCGCGTGCGCGGTGCCGTCACCCGCGGCCGACGTGCGGGAGGACCGGCCGCTGGCGCTGCGCTGCCTGGGCGGGTTCTCCCTCGACGTCGTCGGCCGCGACCTGGACTGGCGGCTGCTGCGCCCGCGCGCGGCCACGGCGTTGCGGCTGCTCGCGATGCACGCCGGGCTGCCCGTCCACCGCGAGACCCTGCTGGCGGCCCTCTGGCCGGACGTCCCGGTGGCGCCCGCGACGCACAACCTCCAGGTGGCGGTGTCCAGCCTGCGCAGCTTCCTCGAGCCCGGGCAGACGCGCGGCTCCACGCTGCTCGTGCGGCAGGGCGACGCGTACGCGCTCGTGCTGCCCGAGGGCGCGGTCGCCGACGTCGTGACGTTCCGGGACGGGCTGCGCGACGCGCAGCGGGCGCGCGCCGAGGGCGACGCGGACGCGCTGCGCGCGGCGCTGCGGGCGGCGGTGGCGGCGTACGGCGGCGACCTGCTGCCGGGCGACGGCCCGGCCGAGTGGGTGGCCGCCGAGCGGGACCGGCTGCGGACGCTCGCGGCGTCGGCCGCGGCCGAACTGGCCGAGGTGGAGCTCGCCGCGGCGCGGTGCGACGAGGCCGCCGCGGCGGCGGCGCGCAGCATCGAGATCGACCGGTTCCTCGACGGCTCGTGGCGGCTGCTCGTCGACGCGTGCACGCGCGCGGGCGACGCGGCGGCGGCCGAGCGCGCGCGGCGGCGCTACGCCGACGTGCTGCACGACCTCGGCGTCAGGCCGTAG
- a CDS encoding restriction endonuclease codes for MDSRRRQGELVRGVFRILADEPDGLPAKVVLARLEETVPPTEFEDSAYPSDPTVRRREKAVRFATVPFVKAGWLRKEKGVWRVTHEGLAAETAHPDDYAFAQAAVRLYREWKRTQALDETEAADTPLDEVPQTASVLEEAEESAQAQVRDHLLAMNPYDFQDLVAALLRGMGYHVHDDDVSKGGPDQGIDIIAYTDPLGTEGPRIKVQVKRHAEKITVESLRAFLAVLGTQDVGIYVTSGEFTREARREARTQESRRLTLVDRSRLFELWVEHYGRLSETDRNRLPLRPVYFLDPRA; via the coding sequence ATGGACTCACGGCGGCGCCAGGGCGAGCTGGTGCGCGGGGTGTTCCGGATCCTGGCGGACGAGCCGGACGGGCTGCCGGCCAAGGTCGTGCTCGCCCGGCTGGAGGAGACCGTGCCGCCGACGGAGTTCGAGGACTCCGCGTACCCCAGCGACCCCACGGTGCGGCGCCGCGAGAAGGCGGTGCGGTTCGCGACCGTCCCGTTCGTCAAGGCCGGGTGGCTGCGCAAGGAGAAGGGCGTCTGGCGCGTCACGCACGAGGGGCTCGCCGCCGAGACGGCGCACCCGGACGACTACGCGTTCGCGCAGGCCGCCGTGCGGCTCTACCGGGAGTGGAAGCGGACCCAGGCGCTCGACGAGACGGAGGCCGCCGACACGCCGCTGGACGAGGTCCCGCAGACGGCCTCGGTCCTCGAGGAGGCGGAGGAGTCGGCCCAGGCGCAGGTCCGCGACCACCTGCTCGCCATGAACCCGTACGACTTCCAGGACCTCGTCGCCGCGCTGCTGCGGGGGATGGGCTACCACGTCCACGACGACGACGTCAGCAAGGGCGGCCCCGACCAGGGGATCGACATCATCGCGTACACCGACCCCCTCGGCACCGAGGGACCGCGCATCAAGGTGCAGGTCAAGCGGCACGCCGAGAAGATCACGGTCGAGAGCCTGCGCGCGTTCCTCGCCGTGCTCGGCACGCAGGACGTCGGCATCTACGTCACGTCCGGGGAGTTCACGAGGGAGGCGCGACGGGAGGCGCGCACGCAGGAGTCGCGGCGCCTCACCCTCGTCGACCGTTCGCGGCTGTTCGAGCTCTGGGTCGAGCACTACGGCCGGCTCAGCGAGACCGACCGCAACCGGCTGCCGTTGCGGCCGGTCTACTTCCTCGACCCGCGCGCCTGA
- a CDS encoding DUF2207 domain-containing protein: MRLARLARLAGALGVVAAVALPGAGASAQAFERIVRYDVTLDVRPTGVLHVTETIDYDFGAAYRHGIFRSIPRRFRYDDRHDRVYPIHGVRVSGSPGTPLDFTTHEEGGDTVVKVGDPDRTVNGRHRYVIAYDIDGALNQFDDDQELYWNAIGPEWAVPVDSATVTVHADAPIGEVACFAGPAGSTRACRSSRVRGDVATFAQPGLDPYDGFTVVAALPVRYAASAAPVLVERWSLDRAFDRSPRALALSGLVLLAGVGTAGGLVYAGRDRRYPGQVPGLEPAPGQEADEERVPLLGSRAGPVEFRPPDGMRPAQMGLVLDESVDPVDVTATVIDLAVRGYLTIEELPRQGRFHGRDWRLRLLDTPTRDPDDRLLPWEERVLSGLFRGGDDSLLSDAETRFRPFFESFEKALYSDALRRGWFSRHPNEVRGRWHRVGARVTFAGVVLTGLLVPWTHLALVGVAVLLAGVAFLALHGRMPARTARGSAALARALGFRRYLVTAEVEQLRSEERAGLFARYLPYAIVLGETKRWAKVFHDLGAPAAEHLSWYSGPEGWSTLDFTESLHSFSTTTAATVVARTPTVSSSGGSGFSDSGSSGGSSGGSSGGGGGGGGGGSW, from the coding sequence GTGCGCCTGGCGCGCCTGGCGCGCCTCGCCGGCGCGCTCGGTGTCGTCGCGGCGGTCGCCCTCCCCGGCGCGGGCGCGTCCGCGCAGGCCTTCGAGCGGATCGTGCGTTACGACGTGACGCTCGACGTGCGCCCCACCGGGGTGCTGCACGTCACCGAGACGATCGACTACGACTTCGGCGCGGCGTACCGGCACGGCATCTTCCGCAGCATCCCGCGCCGGTTTCGCTACGACGACCGGCATGACCGCGTGTACCCGATCCACGGCGTGCGGGTCAGCGGGTCGCCGGGGACGCCGCTGGACTTCACGACGCACGAGGAGGGCGGCGACACCGTCGTCAAGGTCGGCGACCCCGACCGGACGGTCAACGGCCGGCACCGGTACGTCATCGCGTACGACATCGACGGCGCGCTGAACCAGTTCGACGACGACCAGGAGCTGTACTGGAACGCCATCGGCCCCGAGTGGGCCGTGCCGGTGGACAGCGCGACCGTGACCGTCCACGCCGACGCGCCGATCGGCGAGGTCGCCTGCTTCGCCGGACCCGCCGGCAGCACCCGCGCGTGCCGGTCGTCGCGCGTCCGCGGCGACGTGGCGACGTTCGCGCAGCCGGGGCTGGACCCGTACGACGGCTTCACCGTCGTGGCCGCCCTGCCGGTGCGGTACGCCGCGAGCGCGGCCCCGGTGCTGGTCGAACGGTGGAGCCTCGACCGCGCGTTCGACCGTTCGCCGCGCGCGCTCGCGCTGAGCGGGCTGGTGCTGCTCGCCGGCGTGGGGACCGCCGGCGGCCTGGTGTACGCCGGACGGGACCGCCGCTACCCGGGACAGGTGCCGGGGCTCGAACCGGCGCCGGGGCAGGAGGCGGACGAGGAGCGGGTGCCGTTGCTCGGCTCGCGCGCCGGCCCGGTGGAGTTCCGGCCGCCGGACGGAATGCGTCCGGCGCAGATGGGCCTGGTGCTGGACGAGTCGGTGGACCCGGTCGACGTGACGGCGACGGTGATCGACCTCGCGGTGCGCGGCTACCTCACGATCGAGGAGCTGCCGCGGCAGGGGCGGTTCCACGGGCGCGACTGGCGGCTGCGGCTGCTCGACACGCCGACCCGCGACCCGGACGACCGCCTGCTGCCGTGGGAGGAACGGGTGCTGTCCGGCCTGTTCCGCGGCGGCGACGACTCGCTGCTGTCGGACGCCGAAACGCGCTTCCGGCCGTTCTTCGAGTCGTTCGAGAAGGCGCTCTACTCGGACGCGCTGCGGCGCGGCTGGTTCAGCCGCCACCCCAACGAGGTCCGCGGCCGCTGGCACCGCGTCGGTGCGCGCGTGACGTTCGCCGGGGTGGTGCTCACCGGGCTGCTGGTGCCGTGGACGCACCTCGCGCTGGTCGGCGTCGCGGTGCTCCTGGCGGGCGTCGCCTTCCTCGCGCTGCACGGCCGGATGCCGGCTCGTACCGCGCGGGGCAGCGCGGCGCTGGCGCGGGCGCTCGGCTTCCGCCGCTACCTCGTGACCGCGGAGGTGGAGCAGCTCCGGTCGGAGGAACGCGCCGGGCTGTTCGCGCGGTACCTGCCGTACGCGATCGTGCTGGGCGAGACCAAGCGCTGGGCGAAGGTGTTCCACGACCTCGGCGCGCCAGCGGCGGAGCACCTCTCCTGGTACTCCGGCCCCGAAGGCTGGTCGACGCTCGACTTCACCGAGTCGCTCCACTCGTTCAGCACCACCACGGCGGCCACGGTCGTGGCGCGGACGCCGACGGTGTCGTCGTCGGGCGGCAGCGGTTTCTCCGACAGCGGCTCCTCCGGCGGCTCCTCGGGCGGCTCGTCCGGCGGTGGCGGCGGCGGGGGCGGCGGCGGGAGCTGGTAG
- a CDS encoding DUF2207 domain-containing protein, producing the protein MRRVLAAVLVLVALAAPAASAQAGSERITRYTVDLELRPDGRLHVVETIVYDFALTPRHGIYRIVPDRFRYDRDNDRVEPIRNVRVTGSPGTPTKTKVEHGGNATKIRVGDPDRTITGTHTYTLAYDVDGSVNRFEDHDELYWNAIGDEWTVPIADARVTVRAEATIGEASCFAGPRGSNLPCGSRTGTARAATFAKARLGPGSAMTIAVALPRGYAATPGPLLVEHRTFDKAFSRSPLALGLAALLLLLGLGTVLRLLSVQARDRAFAGQVPGLEPPGGEAGSEERVPLTGAPEGPIEYRPDDTMRPALMGVLLDERADPLDVTATIVDLAVRRFLTIEELPRSGLFRRRDWQLSVQPRPEGDELSPWEERLLTGLFAGRGDVRVSDLKKSFHATYLDITEALYDDVVAHGWFTRRPDKERGRWYGIGVVVVVAGGLLTFLLAQRTHLALVGVPVVLTGLLLLAVHRRMPFRTARGTAARTRALGFKRYLATAEANQLRFEEQEGIFARYLPYAVVLGETERWAKAFRHLADDPQSDLYWFSGPHGWSANDFSDSIGDFSTATAGTFTSAASSGHSGLGGGGSSGGGGGGGGGGSW; encoded by the coding sequence ATGAGGCGCGTCCTGGCGGCCGTGCTCGTGCTCGTGGCGCTCGCCGCCCCGGCGGCGTCGGCGCAGGCCGGCTCCGAACGCATCACCCGGTACACCGTCGACCTCGAGCTGCGCCCCGACGGGCGGCTGCACGTCGTGGAGACGATCGTCTACGACTTCGCCCTCACGCCGCGGCACGGCATCTACCGGATCGTCCCGGACCGGTTCCGCTACGACCGCGACAACGACCGCGTCGAACCGATCCGCAACGTTCGCGTCACCGGCTCGCCCGGCACCCCCACCAAGACCAAGGTCGAGCACGGCGGCAACGCCACCAAGATCCGCGTCGGCGACCCCGACCGCACCATCACCGGCACCCACACGTACACGCTCGCCTACGACGTCGACGGCAGCGTCAACCGGTTCGAGGACCACGACGAGCTCTACTGGAACGCCATCGGCGACGAGTGGACCGTCCCGATCGCCGACGCGCGCGTCACCGTCCGCGCCGAGGCGACGATCGGCGAGGCGAGCTGCTTCGCCGGCCCGCGCGGCAGCAACCTGCCCTGCGGCAGCCGCACCGGCACCGCCCGCGCCGCGACGTTCGCGAAGGCGCGGCTCGGCCCCGGCTCCGCCATGACGATCGCCGTCGCGCTGCCCCGCGGCTACGCCGCCACGCCGGGGCCGCTGCTGGTCGAGCACCGGACGTTCGACAAGGCGTTCAGCCGGTCGCCGCTCGCGCTCGGGCTGGCCGCGCTGCTGCTCCTGCTCGGGCTCGGCACCGTGCTGCGGCTGCTGTCCGTGCAGGCGCGCGACCGGGCGTTCGCCGGCCAGGTGCCGGGCCTCGAACCCCCCGGTGGCGAGGCGGGCAGCGAGGAGCGGGTGCCGTTGACCGGCGCCCCGGAGGGGCCGATCGAGTACCGGCCCGACGACACCATGCGGCCCGCCCTGATGGGCGTGCTGCTGGACGAGCGGGCCGACCCGCTCGACGTCACCGCGACGATCGTCGACCTCGCCGTACGGCGGTTCCTCACCATCGAGGAGCTGCCGCGTAGCGGGCTGTTCCGCCGCCGCGACTGGCAGCTCTCGGTCCAGCCGCGCCCGGAGGGCGACGAGCTGTCGCCGTGGGAGGAGCGGCTGCTCACCGGCCTGTTCGCCGGCCGTGGCGACGTGCGGGTGTCGGACCTGAAGAAGTCGTTCCACGCCACGTACCTCGACATCACCGAGGCGCTCTACGACGACGTCGTCGCGCACGGCTGGTTCACCCGGCGGCCGGACAAGGAGCGCGGCCGCTGGTACGGCATCGGCGTCGTCGTGGTCGTCGCCGGCGGGCTGCTCACGTTCCTGCTCGCGCAGCGCACGCACCTCGCGCTCGTCGGCGTCCCCGTCGTGCTGACCGGCCTGCTGCTGCTCGCCGTGCACCGGCGGATGCCGTTCCGCACCGCGCGCGGCACCGCCGCCCGCACCCGCGCGCTGGGCTTCAAGCGCTACCTCGCCACCGCCGAGGCGAACCAGCTCCGCTTCGAGGAGCAGGAGGGCATCTTCGCCCGCTACCTGCCGTACGCCGTCGTGCTCGGCGAGACCGAGCGCTGGGCCAAGGCGTTCCGCCACCTCGCCGACGACCCGCAGTCGGACCTGTACTGGTTCAGCGGCCCGCACGGCTGGTCCGCCAACGACTTCTCCGACTCCATCGGCGACTTCTCCACCGCGACGGCCGGCACGTTCACCTCCGCCGCGTCGAGCGGGCACAGCGGGCTCGGCGGCGGCGGCTCCTCCGGCGGCGGGGGCGGCGGCGGGGGCGGCGGCTCCTGGTGA
- the glgB gene encoding 1,4-alpha-glucan branching protein GlgB, translated as MPPVSRVLTEELDRLVAGTHHDPHSLLGAHPARSKTTIRALRPGASRVTAIVNGERVPLKQVHDGGVWAGSVAGGDVPDYRIEVAYGGETHVTDDPYRYWPSLGDIDLHLIGEGRHEDLWCKLGAHVRTYGETTGTTFAVWAPNAQGVRVVGDFNYWDGRGHPMRSMGSSGVWEVFVPGVGDGTRYKYEILGADGVWRQKLDPLAFHTEVPPDTAGVVYTSRYDWKDDDWLEQRAQRRQHAEPMSVYEVHLGSWRQGLSYTELADQLTDYVVEMGFTHVELLPVAEHPFGGSWGYQVSAYYAPTSRFGTPDEFRYLVDRLHQAGVGVIVDWVPAHFPKDEFALARFDGTPLYEHADPRRGEHPDWGTLVFDFGRNEVRNFLVANALYWIEEFHVDGLRVDAVASMLYLDYSRKEGEWLPNEFGGRENLDAVEFLREMNAVVYRRNPGVVTVAEESTAWPGVSRPVHLGGLGFGFKWNMGWMHDTLAYAERPPIYRQYHHHQMTFSMMYAYSENFVLPISHDEVVHGKGSLLRKMPGDQWQQLATMRALLAYMWAHPGKQLLFMGCEIAQPEEWSESRSLSWDLLQWPDHSGMQALVRDLNRTYRNEPSLWSQDVTPEGFQWIDANDAGSNVLSFLRWGSDGSVLACVANFSGQPHTGYRLGLPRAGRWREALNTDAEGYAGAGGGNFGAVEATEQPWHGQPASAEIYLPALAALWFVAE; from the coding sequence ATGCCGCCTGTTTCGCGTGTCCTGACGGAGGAGCTGGACCGGCTCGTCGCGGGGACCCACCACGACCCGCACTCGCTGCTCGGCGCGCACCCGGCGCGCAGCAAGACGACGATCCGCGCGCTCCGCCCCGGCGCGAGCCGCGTGACCGCGATCGTCAACGGCGAGCGGGTGCCGTTGAAGCAGGTGCACGACGGCGGCGTGTGGGCGGGCAGCGTCGCGGGTGGCGACGTGCCGGACTACCGGATCGAGGTCGCGTACGGCGGCGAGACCCACGTGACGGACGACCCGTACCGGTACTGGCCGAGCCTCGGCGACATCGACCTGCACCTGATCGGCGAGGGCCGGCACGAGGACCTGTGGTGCAAGCTCGGCGCGCACGTCCGGACCTACGGCGAGACGACCGGCACGACGTTCGCCGTGTGGGCGCCGAACGCGCAGGGCGTGCGCGTGGTGGGTGACTTCAACTACTGGGACGGCCGCGGCCACCCGATGCGGTCGATGGGCAGCAGCGGCGTGTGGGAGGTGTTCGTCCCCGGCGTCGGCGACGGCACGAGGTACAAGTACGAGATCCTCGGCGCGGACGGCGTCTGGCGGCAGAAGCTCGACCCGCTCGCGTTCCACACGGAGGTGCCGCCGGACACGGCGGGTGTCGTCTACACCAGCCGGTACGACTGGAAGGACGACGACTGGCTGGAGCAGCGGGCGCAGCGCCGGCAGCACGCGGAGCCGATGAGCGTCTACGAGGTCCACCTCGGCTCGTGGCGCCAGGGCCTGTCGTACACCGAGCTGGCCGACCAGCTCACCGACTACGTGGTCGAGATGGGCTTCACGCACGTCGAGCTGCTGCCGGTGGCGGAGCACCCGTTCGGCGGGTCGTGGGGCTACCAGGTGTCGGCGTACTACGCGCCGACGTCGCGGTTCGGGACGCCGGACGAGTTCCGCTACCTGGTGGACCGGCTGCACCAGGCGGGCGTCGGCGTGATCGTCGACTGGGTGCCGGCGCACTTCCCGAAGGACGAGTTCGCGCTGGCGCGGTTCGACGGGACGCCGCTGTACGAGCACGCCGACCCGCGGCGCGGGGAGCACCCGGACTGGGGGACGCTGGTCTTCGACTTCGGCCGCAACGAGGTCCGCAACTTCCTCGTGGCCAACGCCCTGTACTGGATCGAGGAGTTCCACGTCGACGGGCTGCGCGTCGACGCGGTCGCGTCGATGCTCTACCTCGACTACTCGCGCAAGGAGGGCGAGTGGCTGCCGAACGAGTTCGGCGGTCGCGAGAACCTCGACGCGGTGGAGTTCCTCCGCGAGATGAACGCCGTGGTCTACCGCCGCAACCCGGGCGTGGTGACGGTGGCGGAGGAGTCGACCGCCTGGCCGGGCGTCTCCCGCCCGGTCCACCTGGGCGGCCTCGGCTTCGGCTTCAAGTGGAACATGGGCTGGATGCACGACACGCTCGCGTACGCGGAACGCCCGCCGATCTACCGGCAGTACCACCACCACCAGATGACGTTCTCGATGATGTACGCGTACTCCGAGAACTTCGTGCTGCCGATCAGCCACGACGAGGTCGTGCACGGCAAGGGCTCGCTGCTGCGCAAGATGCCGGGCGACCAGTGGCAGCAGCTCGCGACGATGCGCGCGCTGCTCGCCTACATGTGGGCGCATCCGGGGAAGCAGCTGCTGTTCATGGGCTGCGAGATCGCGCAGCCGGAGGAATGGTCGGAGTCGCGGTCGCTGAGCTGGGACCTGCTCCAGTGGCCGGACCACAGCGGCATGCAGGCGCTGGTCCGCGACCTCAACCGCACCTACCGCAACGAGCCGTCGCTGTGGTCGCAGGACGTGACGCCCGAGGGCTTCCAGTGGATCGACGCGAACGACGCCGGGAGCAACGTGCTGTCGTTCCTGCGCTGGGGCTCGGACGGCTCGGTGCTGGCCTGCGTCGCGAACTTCAGCGGCCAGCCGCACACCGGCTACCGGCTCGGCCTGCCGCGCGCGGGCCGCTGGCGCGAGGCGCTGAACACCGACGCCGAGGGGTACGCTGGCGCGGGCGGCGGCAACTTCGGCGCGGTCGAGGCGACCGAGCAGCCGTGGCACGGGCAGCCGGCGTCGGCGGAGATCTACCTGCCGGCGCTCGCGGCGTTGTGGTTCGTGGCGGAGTGA